In Lineus longissimus chromosome 7, tnLinLong1.2, whole genome shotgun sequence, a genomic segment contains:
- the LOC135490671 gene encoding uncharacterized protein LOC135490671, producing MDIAKAIKFPQNNIKAPLKATVVAVGPQKSFQNTNGTNVWTAAIADKTAAMKINIYDQTHAQKFIPNNTILITNYSSKGTHITTNNKTKIYKTKTMVISTELRTRANDIINPPDAPLVTIQQATSSPLKTTVTIEGTVTQADAIRMVNLRNSPQSVPIKDLTIKTKQAAFDAHFGEMPQQQPRSPNLVILCE from the exons ATGGATATTGCAAAGGCAATCAAGTTTCCTCAAAACAACATCAAGGCACCACTGAAGGCAACCGTCGTAGCAGTTGGCCCAcagaaatcatttcaaaataccAATGGAACAAACGTGTGGACAGCAGCCATAGCTGACAAGACTGCAGCCATGAAGATCAATATTTATGACCAGACACATGCACAGAAATTTATACCAAACAACACGATCCTCATCACCAATTACTCCTCCAAAGGCACACACATCACAACTAATAACAAAACGAAgatatacaaaaccaagacaaTGGTCATCTCAACCGAACTGAGAACAAGAGCCAATGACATAATTAACCCACCTGATGCCCCACTTGTCACCATTCAACAGGCAACATCATCACCCTTGAAGACCACAGTGACAATTGAGGGAACAGTAACACAG GCAGATGCTATTCGCATGGTAAACCTACGCAATTCACCACAATCAGTCCCAATCAAAGACTTGACCATCAAGACAAAACAGGCAGCATTCGATGCTCACTTTGGAGAGATGCCGCAACAGCAGCCACGATCCCCCAACCTGGTGATTTTGTGCGAATAA